CTCTACTGTCTGACAATAAACTGTGTGATGGTCAGTTATTTAAGAGACTGTTGAGGAGATCCATATCCAGTTATACATTTGGGACATATCATGTGACCATCATTTATCTACAATGTATTTCGTTCACTCATCATTGACGGGTAAATATATCACATGAGCAGGACTGTTGGAAAAGCTACCGCTGCCATAGATTTCGTAGATTTTGTTACAGGCCTGGGCAGAAAAATCAAGATTAGGCTATCTGGATATAACTGTTTTCTATGGCATGCTATTTGTGAGTTGTTCATCATGTGTTAAAATAAAGTGACACATCTCACACTGTATACTCAAGCCCAGTTGTCCAACCCTGGTAAAACTGTGGTGATGCATGCTGCACAGAGGATGGTGGATGGATCCTCTTCGGAAATGTACTtatataatgttaaaatgatacagattttgcctttcttttctgttgttaCAGATGAATTCAAGGCATTCTATGCGAGGTTACCGCATAACTATTTCCTGAACGTTTCAACCATCCAACACTTGTGGTCCCTGGACAGCCTTTTCCAGTGGCGATATGAGCAGTTGGAGAACAGCATGCGGGTCCTTTCCAGACGAGCCCAGAGAGTCATCTTCAAGCTCTTCAGTCTGAGCAAAAGATGTCATCGGCAGCCCCAAGTCCGCCTACCAAGAGAAAGGTGAGCACATAAAGCACTGAAACATACATTATCTTTACCTGTATCTCAATTATTGAATCAactgatgattttttaaattatatttcagTCAAGGCTAACTTTGACCATGCAGGTTCTGCAGagttttttcatttaatgtctCTTTTTAATGTAGCTTTCTTTTTGTACATTCCTCCCtttcagtttgtatttttgATGTTGATTCACCAAGCattttattagaaacacctgtgcaatctaatgcaggCCAGTGCACTACCACCACCCACTACGACCcccataataaacataaagtagaattatcacctttctgacaatgtcaccaaaaagtgaaaacatacaAGCTTCGTAAAAGTTTGGCAAAGCTGTTgcattggattgcattagattgaaCAGGTGTTCCTAACAAAGTGCTTGGTGAGTATATACCCTCAAAGGAGTTGCAAGGTTTAAGCATTTGTTTTTGCCAAAAGCTATTCTACATTGAGTAACAGTCTGCAGCTCTTTCAATAGCCTGACCAAGGGGAATAGGTTGAAGTAAACAAGCTGCCATTGCTGCTGTGTTATTTCACTTGTAAACCCTCACATTAACCTCTAGTGAACTGTATGTAAAGGATTTTAAATTTTACTGACTTTTATATAGCTTTTTTGTGGCTTTTGCCAAAAAGTATGATCAGCCAGTAAAACCAGTTGAAATATGACCATCCAAACGCAATTAAAGCAATGTTATTTGGGAGTTTGACAGCTAAAAGACTTTAAACTAAATCCAGCCGGACTTTTTTCATGAAAATCACTAAAACGCAGCCGACttggtttgttttgctgttatcAGCGTCTCCAAAACTAAacttcagaaaaagaaaaaaaaaatgtttttaaatccaCAAGTCTCTACtccataaaatgtttattaccCTTCATGAAATCTGCATGACATCATgacattttcattcaattttACTGGACTTCATCTTAATGAAATTCTCTGAAATCAGACTCTGTTTAAGTTTCATGGCCGCAAAGAATAACATTTCACTCTGATTACAAAACTGGAACTCAGGGATTAAAAAAGAGTTGACTGATGATTGAATGCTAGCAAATGAAGTCTAATTAAGTGTAACCTAATGCTGGCTAGATCAAAATTACTACAAAGTATTCAACATCCATACTGTTAGGGTTGATCAAAAGTGAAAAGTATTCCACTGAAGTTTATGCCATAATTAATTTCAGAATTACCttttaaagactaaaaatgTATAGTTCCTAATATCCACATAACAGAGGATGTCATTTGATAACGTTGTCCTATGACTGTTGACTGAAACCTCTCATGtgcattttcagattttcatctCATCAACAAATCATGATTTAGATTTGGTTATTTCTAAGATTAGGGAAAGATTGTATCTAAGGTGAAAAGCTTGTATGTTCGACTCTCCATCCCAACCTCCtccataaaatgtgtttgtgcttgtacAACAACTAAACGCATCTTGCCTTTGCCATTGAGTGAGTCATTTTTTCACATCAGAAAAGGAATACTTacacataaatcattttaacccttacatactgttcatattctgactcataattagtctctataacACTTCCCATTCagaaattccccatcagtcattaataaatgttcaatCACTAGAccaggagaatattttataaaacatgaagaatacaacatgtttgaatgctgattttttaatttttttttgcataaacacaggtcaaacttgaacatttgcatatatacaaatgtgtaACAGCTGCACCCAATCTTTAAAAATTACgcatttatttccatatttgtatactgtggatcacattaggaaaagtccagctaaaataaatgtgtatatcgtgtttttacagctctaaaatgtaaaaatgggtcaattttgaccctgaacagtatgtaatggttaagtgtttttgtatttccGGACAATTTCCAAATTTCAGGCTAGTGCCTTTACAATGCAAATTTACATGAGCTGCCTTCATCCGTCAGAGGGGTCTATGGATGATGAATGCAACCATCACTGTCAGTCACACTGCGTTCATTTTTGACTGAGCCACCACAGTCATGGCAGCGATGCCAGAGAGCACTTCACATAAATCATCAAGTGGATTAATCTATACAGTGTACTCTGTTCAATGTCCAAACtcttgattttctttcttttctctgtctcagaGCAACCCCCCCGTAATCTGTCTTGTTTTCTCCACCACATtgccaaaacacacattaatcacTGATCTATGCAGTTGATATTCCCACCCACTCGCCAGGAAAAGGAGTGGGAGCACCATCACCCTCATCCAGGATGCTTTTATCTATGTTATTAGCACGGCACCAACTGTGAAgctttcttttgtctctcttaAATGAAATCTCCTTACTCAGTGGAAAGAGATCAGGATGTTTGTCAGTTTGCCTTGAAGTGAAGCGGAAGCTTtcggggaaaaaaacaacaaccctcGGTCTCCATTTAACATCCTGTTTGTGACACTTGAGATAGATGAGAAATGTGTGATTGATTTTACTTCCTGGGGGCTACTTTTTTGCCTGTGCTGACAATTATGAGTGAATAAGCCAGTACAAGCACCAGTCAGCGTGTTTTTTATTAGGCGGATAATGATAAGACTGCAGATTACACTGTGCTCATACTTCTGCCATTAGGCATAATGATGCACATTGTCATTCAAGTAATGTTTTCAGTACTTCTGTTTCAGTCAGCTTAGAAAATATCTTTCTTATGTGTAGGCTTTTCTCACAGTAGAGGTTTAGTATTTTTCACACATGCCAAGGTGAATGCTTTACTGGAAGAGTCCTCTCATCTCTGTTTGACGACTAAGAGAGAACAATTAAGAGTTGACTGCAGAATGTTGAATAGCTTCGTAACAAACTTGTCAAGGCATTCAGTAGATCACACCAATTCCACCTTTACAGCCTCACTCTATTTTACTCAAATCATTTGATACAGAGGAAACAATGACCAGAAGGTGTGATGATTGCATATCAGGGACACTGTCCTGTTTAGtttaatatataatgatataatggtTTGTGGACAGGTCTGTTAAGAAGTTGATTTCCCATTTTGTGTGAAAGAACTTGACTAGCTTAGACATAGCCCCAATGTCAATCCAATCCAAGACTTTTGGGATGAATTTGATCTCTAATTGTGAGATAGACTAGATTTCCTGCCCGCTGTCgaaccataaaacatcattattttttttaccagttaTTTTTACCAGTTTTCCAGTCCCATAGTGCAGGCAGCACAGATATTTCCAATTTCCAAACCTTATTTTCAAATTAGTGCTGTCACGAAAAAGTGTACACTTAGGTATACATTTCACTAACTGCTGTGAGACTGTTGGTATTTTCATGGATTTCAGTTTCAAAACAGTGTAActtgctttttttaaagtggcCCAGAGGTTAGAAGGCACTGTGATTTACAGCAGTGGTTTGGAAGAATAGttgcaggaagcaggaaggcTGTACATAATCACACCAGGGAACTAACAGTACAAGTGCAGTCTTGTCTTGGTGACTGCTTTGCTCTGCTGAAGCTGTGGGAGGTGAAATGCCTTGACCACAGGTAGCACatgatggaaagaaagagcCCTTTTCGGTTCATTTCCCATGACCGCTTTTTCCATTAGGGGGTTTTGATATTCAAAtcagtgatttttaaaaaaactcagaCTTGCTTTCCACTGCCAAGCACACAATAAGATTGGGATTCACAGGAAGGATGCTCCAAATGTAATCCAGCAAACATTTTCAGATTAGCATAAAGTTTACCACAATACGTCCTCATcaaagaaaaagcttttttttttctgaaaggaAAGCCAGCGGTACTATGCATTTCTTCTCTTCAGCAAGCAAAGAGGATAAGAAGCATAAAGGGATCACAGTCAAGAAAGTGTTACAGACGGGAATCAAACTCCAGCCCACATGGGGGAATTGTATGACTGAGATTCAGTTACCCTACAGCTGTAGCGCACTTCTACTGTAATATTTATGTCACAAACTGATCAAAGCCAATTTTCCGTATCTACTGTCTCTCATGTTTTCTTCCAGTTTAAACACCAACATTTGGTCTCATATTCTTTGTATGTGTAACCTACACAAATTGGGCACAAATTTAaggacaaaaactaaaaattgGAAAAACTCATTCCAGGCTATCTCAGTAACATAAGGATATTCCTTTGAACACTTCCACACCACCCTAAAGACTATAAAATATGGCTTCACTAGTATAAAACTCTAAACCTTGTGATGCCTATAAATCATAGAGATCATTTGTTTTGAGATGGTGAAACAACTGTACCTTGTTTTTAAGCACACATTTAGATCACTGGTATGTTTGTTTggacagatatttaaaaatgtacattaacattgtgttttattgtatttagcTTGAACCTTCACAATTTACCTCAGaaatattattttgtcaaaataaTTCTCAGCACAGTCCATATGTGTGCTCAGTTGTCATGCAAATGGTTCAATTGTCACATAATCCATCTTAAAGTAAGGAATTTCTGTCACATCATAACAGGTGGTCACATACAGGGAAACCATGCTTTGTGGAATCCTCTCGGCTCTGTCTGTATGCTTTACATTATGTGGAtgatactttttatttttaacaagcaAGCTGTCTGCAGAACCAGATAGGTATCTTGGACCTTATAAAGAATTAAAACCGGCTCACCCTAAATGCCCTGTTCAATAAAcattctctctctgcttccctctcctgtctttctctctttttcctccttccctggTGCAGACCTCAGTCCTACTGGCTGAGTCATTTTCAGTCTCTCCTGTATTGCTCAGAGAATAACCAGCTTGGTGCATTCTCTGAGGAACTCCACAGCTGCAGCTGTCGATATGAACATAGCCCCTGTCAGCTGCCTCCACCCTGCTCTGTTGGGGAAGGCTCTGCCTGTGCAGCGTGTGCACTAGACAACCACACCCGCTGCGGGAGCTGCAACCCAGGCTTCGCCCTGGTGCAGGGGGCCTGCAGGCCCATGGTGGCAGACTCTACAGAGAACTACCTGGGATTTGAGACAGACCTCCAGGATTTGGAGCTGGGCTACCTACTACAGAGAGCTGACCGCAGGCTAGAGGtacttttcttttagcctttGTTTAATCATGTCAGGCTGGCCGAGGGCTGAGCTGTCTTTCACAGCAGTAACCTCACAGGGATATATTCACTCATGGGAGGTACTCTGTGTTACAAAGGGTTGCCCTTGGGTTTCTCATATTTGTTGTACCAGTTTGTAGATATGTTGTATGTCTGATGCAGCTCTTGGTTCATTGTCTTTGCTTTACATTCATGCTTTTCATAGCTACATGTgtcaagttaaataaaaaatttaaaaattggaATGACATCTTTATATCTAAGagcaacatttttgtttgtttgtttgtttttttcccccccgaaACATCTCATTAATTTTCTCTCTATGAATATTGGCTTCAGGGTGGTATCccaatcatttaaatgaaagccaTTCTCCTGGCACACAAAAGTTATTTTGGACTCACACAGTATCACATCAGCATTATAGTGTTTGTGGCACACCTTCTTTGACTTAAGCCAGATACCTTTGCATGTCATCCCCCTTGCAAAAATTGTAGATTTCAccaaattcatttattatttatttattcaattgaGATCTTCTTTTTAGTGTAAATTGatatgattgaaatgtattcacTACAGTTATCCTTACTgtgttcatgtctttttttctgttaggTCCATGCGATCTTCATCAGCAATGACATGCGACTCAACAGCTGGTTTGATCCATCATGGAGAAAGAGGATGCTGCTCACATTGAAAAGCAACAAGTACAAGTCTAACATGGTCCACATGCTGCTGGGGATATCCCTTCAGATCTGCCTTACAAAGAACAGCACACTGGAGCCTGCCCTTACTCTCTACATCAACCCCTTTGGCGGGAGTCATTCTGAAAGCTGGTACATCCCTGTCAATGAGAACAATTTTCCAGACTGGCAGGCCACCAAGCTGGACCTGCCCTTCGAGTGTTATAACTGGACTCTGACGCTAGGCAACAAGTGGAAGACGTTCTTTGAAACCATCCATATCTACCTTCGTAGCAGGATAAAGACTCAGAATGGAGTAAATGACAGCGTTTATTACGAGCCTTTAGAAATGACAGATCCTGGTCGTAACCTGGGCTACATGAAGATTAACAGCATCCAGGTCTTTGGCTACAGCATGCACTTTGACCCAGAGGCGATTCGTGACTTGATTCTGCAGTTGGACTACCCATACACCCAAGGTTCCCAGGACACTGCCATGCTTCAGCTCTTGGAAATACGTGACCGGGTGAACAGGCTGTCCCCTCCAGGTCAACAGAGGTTGGACCTGTTTGCCTGTCTTCTCCGACATCGGCTTAAACTGACTGCCAGCGAGGTGGTTCGCATTCATGCCTCCTTACAGGCCTTCAGCTCACGTCTGCCCAATTCATTGGAGTACGAGACCACCAAGTTGTGCAGTTAACAGCTACTTGAGGGGGGATCTGGATTGTAAACGTCCACAAGGAGAACTCCTGAACATGTGAATTGTGCCATTTGTGGTGCAAATGCTTACAGTTGTGCTCTGTCTCTACGGATTACCAAACTGTATGGTTAATCAGGAGGGGACCAGCTGTGGGCAGCTGAAGAATGTACTCATCTGGttgttttggtttctgttttGTGGCGACTACCTTCAGTGCTATATCATAAAGGAGATGGATCAGTGAGAAAATACTCAGCTGTTTCCCAAGAACATACTCTTAAACAAAAGTAGGAATTCAGATACCACTACATAAAGTTGAACCATCCTGTTGCTATATGACTGCTCATTTATACTGTAAGTACCAACACCAGATGATTGGACattttatggtaaaaatgtctgtttgtttgtaatttttATATGTTCCTTTGCTTCAGTGACAGTGCACTTTCCATGAAGACCAGAATACAGTGGTGTCAGTCAAAATTTTGTAGATAAAttgatattaaaacataatgttATAACAGATTCTAGCTGTTGGAATATTTTTCATAATACTTTTAACTAACAtcttctgatatttttttttttttttgcaattagGTCAATGtgcctctgtttttttctcacttcatttaacaaaaaattcACCCAGCAAATTTTATTCTAACAGGAAACAACCGTAAATGCAAATAATGGGGAAAAACAATGCACATCTGATCACACATATTTCCTTTACTTTTACTCTACACTAGCAGCTCAGAAGTTAAAAGGGGCTCTGTACGGCATTTTCAAATATCAACCTATAAACTGTCACTAATCTTGGTTGGGCTATTTTAAAAGGTATGTGTACATGGTTGAAgcatttttttccagttttctgTGTGATGGAACAGATAAATACACTTTAACCAATGCAGCCAGCTACTCCAGCTGTGTAGTGGCTATCATCCCACTCACTCTTTATATAGGTGACTGTGACCTGAAACCTTTTTCAGCACTTTTTCTTATCACTTACTGTACATCTGTAGATATGCTTGACTATTATGTTGTGAGCTTGGTCAAACATGTCTTGATTGCACAGCAGTACTGTTGCCGAACAGATCCAAtgtagacacagacagagagcagcagctgttACTGTTTTACTGCTGACATGCTGCTGAtatgctgcttctgctgcatgGCCAGTTTAGAGAAGGTGATGGGACCAAATACCAATTAGACTCAGGCAGCACACAGCAATTTGTGTCCAACTCAAGTGCATTGCCACTCAACAAAATATAGTTCAAAATGGCTGCCAGAAAGACTGTGTTTAGTTCTAACAGTAGGGTTAGTCACTCTGCACAGAGCAAACAAGAGCTTATTATTTAAAGGTAAAATCAGCTATTTGGTCTGCTAGATGTTCAATCTGTGtgtgagttaaaaataaaaattggatGTTCATAAACAGCACCGGCTCTGTAAATGGGCGTGTAAACACAGTGGCTCAGAACAAGCCACATAATACTACTACAGCCAATCAGCAGGGGGCATTTGTGCTTGTGCACAGGACAGgtggagcagctgtgtgtgaggACATGAAAGTCTTCCATCTCCAGCACCCATTGAATAGTGGAGGCGGGGGGCTGGtaaactggagagagagaggccatggCCAAttcatatataaatgttttctcaCGGAAGGGATTAACAtccatttattaaatgtattaatccAAACTGAATCCGAGATAGTCTCAAGGAGACCCCCCTGCATTATTTACGCTCCAAATCTATTTCTCCCACCTTTAAGCATAAtctgagcaggcagctgttaaaaccacacagatatcccactgtatgtgtgcatgtgtgttttgttaactGGTATTAACCAtcatcaatgaatcaataaatacaaacactgttgatTTCTTCCTGTTGAACCAACATGCAAACTATTTTGGTTCTGTAAATTTCTGCTGTCAATCACAAGGCAGCTGGTTCGGCCAATGTCCTCTCAGCTTCCCAGGAGCTGAAGCTGACACTGAGTTGAGTGAGAAATGGGGAGGCTGAAGAGATGCAGAGTGTGGATGGGCCGTTGTGCTCACATTAGatgaggtttgtttttgttttttccccactcATAATAATGTGTGAGAGGAACAGAAGTGCCTCTACACCTGACACATCACTCTGAATTCCTccacatttctcttttggttATTGCCATGGTAATGCAGAGGGAGCACAAAGggaggtgtgtatgtgtttgggcgtttagttcaaatatcaacaatctTTCTCCCGAATGGCTGTCTCTAACTTTAACACCAGGAGGCTGGGTTTGAAGTTCATCTAATACCAAAAGTCTGAAggctttatttaatatttaggcATGAACAAAATCCTCACCCAAGCTTAATCAGCTGGGACAGTCGTGAAGGTCTGAGAGGAAACAAAATAATGTCAATCTGACATTATGAACCTCAGGTATTGAAAACCTTTGGCAGTGAACTATTAAACATATTACTGAATGTAATCAAGTTTTGTGAGAACTTTAAATTGTGTTTGGGAAGTGATAAAagtatactgtaaatgtaacacTGGGTGGGATATGGGTTTCAAACTTAAGTGTACCAGCCAGGCTGTAGGTTGTTTCAATCAAAGTCAAGCTCACGCTGCATACATATATTATACTAATGTCTTgagattaattatgagttaTTGATGTGAGAGGGATACAAACACATATGGACTTGTAGGTCAGTCACCGTAATCAAACATTGTTGTGCCTCTGTACTGTGGGTCAAAGATTCTGCCAACATTATCAATGTCAGGAAAAGGATGCCACCTCTAATCTATTAATGCGTGTATCTCAGTGACGATGCAGACCAAATGGAAGTCAAGCACCTATGAAGGTTAACAGTCATCACCTCAATTTGTCTGCTTCCCCTATCGAATCCAACTCATGTCAAAAGCTACGTTGGATGAGGGCTGTACATGGATGAGTAGTGTTTGATGAGATGTGTGAGTGGTGGAATACATTACCAAATGTCAGCACATCTTTTCCTCAATACAGCCGTGTCAATTACGTGGAGGAAATGAGTGCTTCACAGCAGCATGAAAAGAGCAGCTCTGAAAGAGTGAAAGACAGCACTTTCAGCTGGGTTTGAATCTGTGGTGACTTTGTTTCAACTTTGAGGTCACTAAATGTCTAAAATCTCTCAAAAGCCAGGCATGAAAACCTATGGTGTTTCATTCCTTCTACAACTCCTCACAGGAGGGAAAGGGATCACAAAACATGAAATTGTAGGGGTAAAACACTAGTACATTTTACTCATCTTCACCAAAAAGTTAATTAAACACCCGCACAGTCTGAGTAATTAGGGTTATGGATGGTGCTTttcaaagaaaaatggaaatggagGACTTAAAAATAATTCTGCCCTCTCTACAGTACATGTTCCTCctccagcaaaaaaaacaccccccccccccccacataaaaaaacaaggtaGTATACCCATAATTATGTTGTTTAACAGCACTCTGCTCATTGTGCAATTACCAGACTCAGTTTTAAAAACCTGTCCTGCAGAGGCAGTTAGTCATAATTCATTATCGTGAGCTTGTAAATAGCTGCATTCTCTTTTATGCCTGTGACTGCATGCACCCTCCCTTATGACAATGTGAGTGGGCGTCAAGAGGTGAGCTTTGATTAAATAAGCTCTGACCCTTAGTTGTCCGTCAATCGAAAGGTatcatataaaaagaaaagtccgTCCTATCTGATATAAATCTGCTTGATTAAATCTTCTGTCTGTAATTTATTGAAGATAATTTCTCgt
The Scomber scombrus chromosome 8, fScoSco1.1, whole genome shotgun sequence DNA segment above includes these coding regions:
- the brinp3a.2 gene encoding BMP/retinoic acid-inducible neural-specific protein 3a.2, whose amino-acid sequence is MALWGVISLSLHCWVCLRSAVTSAAATASLPNDKPGGPLDWLLSDKGPFHHSPEYIDFVEKNRQGFSTRYKIYREFGRWKVNNLAVERRDFLESPLPLTSEFIRNIRLLGRRPTTQMITDNLIRKYGTHFLLSATLGGEEALTIFVDKRKLSKKAEVSDYSGNSSTVTLEALHQLAASYFIDRESTLRKLHHIQIASTAIKVTETRTGPLGCSNYDNLDSVSSVLVQSPENKVQLQGLQVILPDYLRESFVQAALSYIACNGEGGFVCKDNDCWCNCGPKFPECNCPYMDIQAMEDSLERITETWGLLYKEFEESDEFKAFYARLPHNYFLNVSTIQHLWSLDSLFQWRYEQLENSMRVLSRRAQRVIFKLFSLSKRCHRQPQVRLPRERPQSYWLSHFQSLLYCSENNQLGAFSEELHSCSCRYEHSPCQLPPPCSVGEGSACAACALDNHTRCGSCNPGFALVQGACRPMVADSTENYLGFETDLQDLELGYLLQRADRRLEVHAIFISNDMRLNSWFDPSWRKRMLLTLKSNKYKSNMVHMLLGISLQICLTKNSTLEPALTLYINPFGGSHSESWYIPVNENNFPDWQATKLDLPFECYNWTLTLGNKWKTFFETIHIYLRSRIKTQNGVNDSVYYEPLEMTDPGRNLGYMKINSIQVFGYSMHFDPEAIRDLILQLDYPYTQGSQDTAMLQLLEIRDRVNRLSPPGQQRLDLFACLLRHRLKLTASEVVRIHASLQAFSSRLPNSLEYETTKLCS